The genomic region CTGATCGGCGCGCTGGAGCTCGTGTCGCGGCGCCGAGAAGGGGTCGCGGGGGTCTTCGAACCGGCGGCGGCGTTCCTCGCCGCGGCCGCGGGGTTCGCTGCGGCCTCCCTCTGGAGCTCCTCGGTCGACGGGGGCGGCGTCGTCGACGACCGGGTCGTCGCGCTCGCGTCCATCATCGTCCTCGTCCCCGGGCTCTCGCTGACGGTCGCGCTCGTCGAGCTCGCGACCCGGCACCTCGCCTCCGGCACGGCGCGCCTCGCCGGCGCCGCGTCCGTGTTCCTGACGATCACCTTCGGCGCCTACCTGGGGCGCGTCGTGGCCGCCGTCGCGGTCGGTGAGCGCCGTCCGGTCCCCGCGGGGCCGCCGGAGGCCTGGCTGACCTCGCCGCCGGCCCTCGCGGCGGCGATCGCGCTCGCCGCGCTCGGATTCGGGCTGCTGTTCGGCGCGCGAGTGCGGGAGCTGCCCTGGATCCTCGCGTCGAGCGCCGTCGGCTTCGTGACCGCCCGTCTGACCGCCGAGGCGGCGGAGGCGCTCGGGCCCGACCGGCCCGAGGCGGCCGTCCAGGGCGCCGCCCTCGCCGCGTTCGCGGGCGCGCTGGCGGTCGCGCTGCTCTCGAACGCCTACGCGCGGCTGCGCGACCGGCCCGCGACGGTGCCGCTCCTGCCCGGGCTGCTCGTCCTCGTCCCGGGCTCGCTCGGCTACCGCGCTCTCAGCTCGTTCACCGAGAAGAACGCGGTGATCGGCCTGGAAGCGGCGTTCCAGATGCTGCTGGTCGCCGCAGCCCTCGTCGGAGGGATGCTGACCGCGAACGCGCTCCTGCCGCCGCGGCGGGTCCTGTGACCTGGCCAGGGGCGGGGAGCGCGTCCGCGGGCGCTGCGAGTCAGCTCAGAAGCTCAGGCCGAGCGAGACCGTGACCTGCCTGTAGTCGCCGTCGAAGCGGGTGCCGTCGACGTCGTAGCTGAGGTCGAACGTCTGCCGGTAGTTGACCCCGAGGAAGAAGGTGTCGGTCAGGTCGAACTCCAGGCCGCCCTGGGCGTACATGCCGAAGTCGTTGCTGTCCTGCCGGCCGGTGTCACCGCCGTTCCGCACCCGGGTCTCGGTGTTGATCCAGGTGCCGCCGACGCCGAGGTAGGGCCGGACGGGACCGTCGGTGAGCTCGGCGCGCAGTCCGAGGAAGATCTCCGCCTGGCTGAGCTCCAGGTCGGAGCGGCCGAGGCCCGCGATCTGGACGTCCCGCTCCTCGTCGTAGGCGAACTGGAAGCCGCCCTCGACGCCGAGCCGGTTCGAGCCGACGCTGTTGATCGAGACGCCGAACACGCCCGGCTCCTCGGTGGGCTTGAACGAGTCGTCGAGCCGTCGGCCTCCGAAGTGGAACGTCGCCCGGCCCGAGACGGGGCGGGTGTACCGGCCCTCCTCGTGCGGTGCCGTGGGGCCGTCGGGCCGCCGGTCACGGTCGTAGTAGCCCCGCTGGGGCGCGGCCAGCGGCTCCGGCGCGAAGGCCGGGACGTACGACGTCGATGTGGCCGCGGCAGGAGCCATCTCCGGGGGCGCTACGGGCGTCAGGGAGGCGGTCGGTGCCGGGGTGGCGGCGAGCGGGCTCGCGAGCGGAGTCGTGAGGGCGAGGGCGGTCGGCGAGATCGGGGCCGACGTTGCCGCGCACGACGCGAGCAGGATGAGGGAAGAGAGGGGCGCCAGGGCCTTATGGCTGACTCGCATGGGGGTCGCTGAAAGGGCCGGCGGATGGGGGCCCAGATCGTAGGACGGATCCTGCCGCTTTCACGGAAGGGGGCCGGCGGACGATGCTGTCCGCCGGCCCCTAGAGCCTAGTACGCCAAGCGAAACGTGTCGGACGGGGCTCGACCCGGGACACGGTGGCGTCTCACATGTAGCCGAGGCCCGCCATCTTGGCGGCCGCGGCGGAGTTGCCCGAGGCCGCGATGTCCTGCTTGAGGGCCTCGACCGTCTTGTCCATCTCCGCGTCGTTGGGCCAGCGCTTCTTGCCGGCGTCCATGACGTCGATCGCGTGGAGGTACTGGTCGTGGGTCCGGAGCTGGCTGACGACGAACTTGAAGTCCTTGGGCGTCACGAGGTCGGTGTGCTCGGTGGCGAACCCCAGGAACTCGTTACGGGCCTTCTCGGAGTCGCTCTCGGCGAGCGCCGAGGCGTAGTTGAGGACGAGGTCCTTGTGGGCCTCGGTGCCCTTCTCGATGGTCGCCATCTGGGCCTCGGCGGCGCTGACGGCGGCCTCGAACTTGCCGGTCTGCACCAGCTCGGCGATGTCGACGTCGGCGGCGCTGCTGTTGCCGCCGCAGGCGGCGAGGGAGAGGAGCGAGAGGGGCAGGAGCGCGGTGGAAAGTCGCATTTTCGGGCGGTACGTGGGTCCAGGAGCGGCCTTGGGCCGGGCGTGGCGGCCGCGGAAGCGGCCCGTGCGGCGGAAGTCTACCTCGGCCTCCGGGGCCGCGCGGGACCGTGGGTACGGCGGGCTCCTGCGGGCATGAGCGCCTGTCTCGTCTCGATCCGGATCACCGTGGATCGCAAAAAGACACTCCGATCACACTCCAGCTTCTCCCCCGAGACTCCGATTGGAGTACTATCGGAGTGCGATCGGAGCGTCCGACGCCGCCAGGAGTGCCGTGAGAGAGTCCAAGGTCACCGTCAAGATCCCGCGTCCGCTGTATCGGAAGATCCAGCAGGTCGTGGACGGCTCAGGCTTCAACTCGCCCACGGACTTCATCGTCTTCGTGCTCCGCGACCTGATGGGGGATTCGTCCTCGACCCAGGTCGCACCCGAGGAAGGCGTCCAGGGCGCCGACTTCACCCAGGAGGAGCTCGATGACGTCCGGCGGAAGCTCGAGAACCTCGGCTACCTCTGATCCGCCTCCTCCGCCCTCCTCGGGCTCCATCGATCCACTGCGGGCGACGCGCCCGCGCGAGCCGCTTCCACACCACGCCGTACGGCTTCTACCCGCCACACGGCT from Bacteroidota bacterium harbors:
- a CDS encoding threonine/serine exporter family protein, which codes for MRAPTDDPGTTRLLLRSAELLHAYGTPAHRLERVLVALADRFGLEIQVFSSPTSIFIAFGGASRDEVRLLRVEPGGVDLGKLVEIDELLEDVEAGRVSVDDACRRMDDLEARPPRWSGLASIVGHALAAGTAAIFFGGRAADALLSAAIGVLIGALELVSRRREGVAGVFEPAAAFLAAAAGFAAASLWSSSVDGGGVVDDRVVALASIIVLVPGLSLTVALVELATRHLASGTARLAGAASVFLTITFGAYLGRVVAAVAVGERRPVPAGPPEAWLTSPPALAAAIALAALGFGLLFGARVRELPWILASSAVGFVTARLTAEAAEALGPDRPEAAVQGAALAAFAGALAVALLSNAYARLRDRPATVPLLPGLLVLVPGSLGYRALSSFTEKNAVIGLEAAFQMLLVAAALVGGMLTANALLPPRRVL
- a CDS encoding porin family protein; the encoded protein is MRVSHKALAPLSSLILLASCAATSAPISPTALALTTPLASPLAATPAPTASLTPVAPPEMAPAAATSTSYVPAFAPEPLAAPQRGYYDRDRRPDGPTAPHEEGRYTRPVSGRATFHFGGRRLDDSFKPTEEPGVFGVSINSVGSNRLGVEGGFQFAYDEERDVQIAGLGRSDLELSQAEIFLGLRAELTDGPVRPYLGVGGTWINTETRVRNGGDTGRQDSNDFGMYAQGGLEFDLTDTFFLGVNYRQTFDLSYDVDGTRFDGDYRQVTVSLGLSF
- a CDS encoding CopG family transcriptional regulator gives rise to the protein MRESKVTVKIPRPLYRKIQQVVDGSGFNSPTDFIVFVLRDLMGDSSSTQVAPEEGVQGADFTQEELDDVRRKLENLGYL